The Caldisericum exile AZM16c01 region TTCACTCTCGAGAATTTCAACCGTTCCAAGGATGGATGATAGAGGTGTTTTCATCTCATGAGAAACTGCCTCAAGAAATTGTGTTTTAAGCAAAGTTTCACTTTTTAGGTCGCTTAATTTCTTGAATATTGCAAGAAAGTGTTTCTTTTCCTTAAGCACAATTGGAAAAATATCTACTTCATAAGGTGTTTCATTTATGTATATTTGAGCGACATTTTCTTCTCCGTTTTTTAACGCATCGCTAATAAGTGTTATGAGTTCGCTATTTCTTATTGCTTCGTAGTAGAGTTTTTTGTCTTTAAGTTTAATGAAGCTCTGAGATCCTTCATTTTTGAAGACAATCTCGCCTTTATTGTCGATTATAAGAATTGCTTCGTCAATTTTTGATGATATGCCATTACAGATGGTTTTGAGGTCATTTAATTCTTTCAGTTTGTTTAAATAATCTTCACCTAACTTGATTGTATAACTTGTAATTTGATCGAAAATATATAAATTTTCATTGGTTTTTTTTACTTCGTTTTTATCTATAACATTTTTTAAAAGGTCTTCTAAATTTTTTATTTCGACAGATTCTTTCAATAGATATACAAGCAATATCAGTATTGAGGTTAAAAGTACGGACAAACCTAAAAGATTTTTAAAAGGAAGTATAAAAAGTGAAAGTAATATAAGCCCTGTTGCGCTTGCGATATACGAATTTATTCTTCTAATTGGAATTTGTAGCCAACCCCCCTTATTGTTGCAATGTACTTACCGCAATCATGCAGTTTGTCTCTGATACTCTTAATATGCACGTCAACAGCTCGCTCCGTGGGAGATACAGTGTGCAAGAATGCTTCATTAAGTAGTTCTTCTCTTGTGAAGACTTTACCCTTTCCTTCGACAAGTACTTTTAAAATTCTAAATTCTGTTGGCGTAAGTTTTACAGGTTTGTCTTTGCAATAGACAAGATAATTTGCAAAATCAAGGGTAAGATCACCAGCTTGAAGTGATGCCTTCTTTCCTTCTCTCACAAATGCCTTTACTTTTGCAGCAAGCACTCTTGGTGAGAATGGCTTTGGGATGTAATCATTTGCGCCCATTTCAAGACCAAGTACCATATCTCCTTCAGAATTTTTTGCCGTAAGAATAATAACAGGAATGTCCTTGGTGTCCTCACGTGACTTAAGGGTTTTAAGAATTGTAAGGCCATCTACATTGGGTAGCATTAGGTCAAGCACAATGCAATCATACTTTTTCGAACCAATTGCATTGAGGAAACTATCGCCTGTGTAATACTTGTCGACCTTAAAGCCCTCTCTCTCTACATAAAAAGAGGCAAGATCAACGATGTCCTTTTCGTCATCAATAATCGCTATTCTCTTCATATTTTTATTATATGTAAAATGGAGTTTTTTTACAAAGGGTGTATAATTTAGAAGTATGAGACAAGGATATGTTGAATTACCTTTGCATGGCGGGAATGCACCTCCGTGGCTTTTTAAAAGAATGGAGAAGTTAGCAAAGTACCTATCTATTGCTATTGTTGATTTTTTTGGGATAGAAGAATATCTTAAGCGTCTTTCTGATCCTATATGGTTTCAATCCTTTGGCTGTCTTCTTGGGTTTGATTGGCATAGTTCGGGACTTACAACCACTACCACAGGTGCAATTATCTCTGGCTTGTCAGATGAAAGTAAAAATTTAGGACTATTTTTTGCAGGTGGAAAAGGTGCAAGAGCAATAGATACACCGAATCATATTAATAGAATACTTGAACAAGGTTTGATAGATCTGGAGCTTGCTAATTCATTGAAAAGAACCTCTCGTCTTGTTGCAAAAGTTGATTCTTCGTGTATTCAAGATGGCTATAAACTTTACCATCACTTTTTAGTTTTCGATAAATTTGGAAATTGGACAATTATTCAACAAGGAATGAAAGAAAGCAAGCACTATGCAAGAAGATACCACTGGAACTCTTTTGGCCTCAAAAGTTTAGTTAATGATCCACATAAAGGAATAATTACCGCAAAATTTGAAACTCCGTTGAATCTTGTCGATAGTAGCATTGTTGAAACACAAAAGAGAATGGTTCAGCTTGCAAGCGATAAAAACTTTTCAAAAGAAATAAGGAACATCAAATTTCCCTCACATCATCCAATTTACGAAAGCGATTTTGATAAAGAGCGTCTTTCCAAAATTTTTAGTGCCGTTTCGGAGTTAAATCCCAAGGATTTTGAGGAACTACTTCTTGTAAAAGGTGTTGGTGAGAAGAGTTTACGTGCACTTGCACTTTCCTCACATTTAATTTTTGGTTCTTCTCTTTCATTTAAAGATCCTGCAACATTTTCATTTGCGCATGGCGGAAAAGATGGATATCCTTATCCTGTTATGAGAGATATTTATGATAAAACTATTGAGGTGTTTGAAACGGCTATAAAAAAAGCAAAACTTTCGGAACTCGAAAAAGAGAAACTTCTTTCAAAATTGAAGAGCCTTGTAGTATGAAATACAAAACAGTCGACGGTGTCGTTGTGAAAAATGTAATAAAGAGATCAACTTTTATAGCAACTGTTAAAAGGGTTTCAAGTATGTCCGAAGTTGAAAGTTTATTAAGGGGTATAAAAGCGCAGTATAAGGATGCAAATCATAATCCTTATGCTTATAGACTCGTCTCGGGGGAAAGCCATTACTCTGATGATGGAGAGCCGAGTGGCTCGGCGGGGCTTCCAATTTTTAATGCGATAAGACACTTTGATGTGTATAATGTTTGTGTCGTTGTTACCAGGTATTTTGGAGGGATTAAATTAGGAATTCCTGGACTTATTGAGGCGTATGGAAAGACTGCAGAATTTGCGATTAGCAGTGCGAAAATTGTTGAGGAAAAGACAATGAAAACCTTTGAGATAACATTTCCGTATAAGTCGTTTAATTATGTTAACTATGTTTTAAACAAAGTTCAAGCCGAAATTATAAAAAGAGAGTTTAATGAAATAGGTTTGGTAATTGCAAAAGTTGACGAAGATATGTTTGATGACTTTACAAATTTACTTAAAAAGGAAGGAAGTATTTCTTTTAAGATTTTAAGTTTTTAACTTGCAAACAAAGTTGATTTTTGTTATAATAAGTTTGCTACAGATGAAACTGACTTAGGAGGCGAAAGTTGGCTACAAAAATTAAGCTTGCAAGAGTTGGAGCACCTCATCGAGCATTTTATAGGGTTATTGTTTCCGACTCTCGTTTTGCAACTGATAGTAAGGTAATTGAAATTGTTGGACACTGGAATCCTGTTGTTGAACCTGAAGAACTTGTTTTCAACAAGGAAAAGGTTCTTGATTGGCTGAAAAAAGGCGCACAGCCCACTGAAAGTGTTGTTAATCTTCTAAAACGTGCAAAAATTTGGGACGAGTACCTAAAACTCAAAGGAGGTAAGTGATGAAAGAACTTATTGAAACTATTGTTAAGGCTTTGGTTGACAAGCCAGAGGAAGTTAAAGTTACAGAAGTTGCAGGTGAAACTGCAGTTATTTACGAAATTAAAGTTGCAGATTCCGATATCGGAAAAGTAATCGGAAAGCAGGGAAAAACTGCAAACGCACTTAGAACAATCGTAAAAGCAGCATCCTCAAAGATTGGAAAAGCTGCAAGTATTCAGATTAACTCCAAGCCAAGAGGAGCATAACACCGTAGGAGTGCTCGATGAGTGTGCTTCACCTTAAGCAAAATGTAATAGTTAAAGTAATAGTAACCGAAAAGTTTAAGGAAGATTTTAAGAGAGAGCTTTCAAGACAGTTGGAGGCAGCCGAAGGAAAGGCGCGTGAGTTAAAATCTTCTCTTGCGCGCCTTGTTATTGAAAGTGCAGGAATTCAAAATCCAACATATGTAGAAAGTCTCAAAGCAAGAATTGAAGAAGAAAGAATGCTTCAAGAGGCAATTGCATCTGATTTGAGGGAAAAGATAAAGGAAGTAGAGTCTCTTACTCCTGATAGCATATATCCTTATACAGTTATTGAAGGCTTAGTTGATGTTGATGTTGGTGATAACTTATTTAAAAAAATTGCAGGTGTTGAGGTCCTTATAAAAGACGGCGTTGTTATAGAAATTAAAGAAGGCACCTAAAGGTGCCTCTTTTAGTTTATGGAAGTCCATTTTCTTACCATCTTTCCTGATTTTTTTGAATGTGCAAAGGCATTTGGCCTTTTTAAAGTTGCAATAGATCGTTCAATTTTATCGTATTATGTTCACAACCTAAGAGATTTCACAAAAGATAAACACAAGACTACTGATGATACGCCTTATGGTGGTGGTGCAGGTATGGTTATGCTTGTTGAGCCAATCGTAAAAGGTATAGAATCTATTGAAGGAACTTATGGCAAACAGTTCAAAATTCTTACATCACCTCAAGGTATAAAACTTGATGAGAACCTTGCTAAGGAAATTTCTCAAAAGGAAAAATTGCTCTTTATCCCTACCCACTATGAGGGCGTAGATGAACGTGTTATGGATTACATTGATATTGAAATTTCGATTGGTGATTATGTGCTTAGTGGTGGTGAAATTGCATCACTTGTAATTCTGGATGCTGCTTTGAGACTTGTGGAAGGCCTATTACATAACAAAGAGTCTTTATCTGAAGAAACTTTTGAGAATAATCTTCTTGAATATCCACAATATACACGCCCCTATGATTTTAGAGGAGAAACTGTCCCAGATGTTCTGAGGAGTGGTAATCATAGGGAAATAGAAAAATTTAGGAAGAAAGAGTCTCTTAGAAGAACTTTACTTAAAAGGCCTGATTTGCTTTTAAAACACAATTTTACAGATGAAGAAATAAAATTGCTTAAGGAGATACAGAAAGAAATCGAAGAAATTATAAGGAGACTAACATGATTAAATTATACATGGCACTTCTTCACTATCCTGCCTATAACAAGAACAGAGAAATTGTTGCAACAAGTATAGTTATTCATGACTTGCACGACATGTCAAGAGCAGCACGGACATACGGAGTGAAAACTTTTTATATAGTGCAACCAATGGAAGAGCAGAAGAAAGTTGTCTCCCGTATTGTTCATTTTTGGCAAACTGTTGGGTACGAATACAATCCCAATAGATTAGAAGCAATTTCAGTTATTGATGTAAAGGATTCCCTCTTTGATGTAATTAAGGAAATCGAAGAGAAAGAAGGCGTTCGTCCTTTTATTATTGGGACATCTGCAAAGGAAAGAAATAATATAGTAACGTATGAGTTTGTTGCAAAGGAGTTAAAAAATAACAGACCTATACTTATATGTTTTGGCACAGGGTGGGGAATACCAGAAGAATTCGAGAAAAATTTTGATGGCTTCTTGCCACCAATTATTGGTATTACCGATTTCAATCACCTTTCGGTAAGAAGTGCCACTTCAATTATTCTTGATAGAATAATTACGAGTTTTAAATCTATTTCTTTTCCATCTTCAACGGATTAACAAAGAAAAGTCCCAGTATTATCGTTACTCCTCCCAATATCATTACAAAATTCATTGGCTCTTTTAGGAAGATAACACCGCTTAAACTCCCAATTATAGGATTCAAATATATAAATGTTGCGGTTGTCGAAGCCTCTTTATATTCAAGTGCCTTAAACCAAACAGCATAGCCTATGAGAATACATAAAACACCCAGATAAAGAACTGCAATTAAAGTTTGCGTATTCATAGTAAATATTTGTTGAACGAACATTGCTTTTGCAAAAGGAATAAGAGCAAGAGTTCCAAAAAATAATCCAAGTGTATTTACCTCAATTGGCTTAAACTTCTTGTAAAGGGATTTTGAAGTAACTGTTGCAAGCGCCCAGGAGGTTACAGATGATAAACTTAGTAAAACCCCAAGTGAATTTTTCACTTCAAATTTATGTGAGATACCATATGTAAGAGTAATAACTCCTACGAGAGAAATTATTAATCCTACTATCCTTTTCTTTTCAAGTTTTTCTTTGAGAATAATTGACGAAAGTATACCTGTAATTACTGGGCTAAAGCCTGCAACAAGTGCTGCAACAGATGCATTAATCATTGTTTCAGCTGTGTTTAAAAATATGTGATATGAAGGAACGATGAGAAGTCCTACAAACAATATCTTTAAAAAGTCTGCAATGGATTGTATTTTCTTAAGACCTGTATAAAAATCCTTAAACAAAAACAAAAAAGGAAATATTATAAAAAATCTTGCTAAGACAAGCGAAACAGGTTCAAGTTGTCTTTCTGCAATTTTAATAAATGTGTATGAATTTGCCCACACAAGAAAAAGTAAAAAGAGGCTCACATTGACCCATAAGCCGGTTTTCTTTTCCATATTACCTCCAAACAGTTTATGGATATTATAGCAAAATTTTCAAAAATTTGTTGCAAAAGTATTTGAAATCTGTATAATATTTTGGTATATTTGAAAATGTGAAAGGGGTTGATTTATATGAAGGACATTTTGAAAGAGGTAGAGAAGGAATATTTAAAAGAAAGACCTAACTTTAATGTTGGTGATACCATTAGAGTGCATGCGATTGTGAAAGAAGGCGGAAAAGAAAGAGTTCAGGTCTTTGAAGGAGTAGTCATTGCAAAAAAAGGCGGCGGCATTAACGAAACTTTCACTGTAAGGAAGGTTTCATATGGAGTTGGTGTAGAAAGAGTTTTCCCTCTACATTCCCCATTAATTAAGAAGATTGAAATTAAAAGAAAAGGTGATGTAAGAAGAGCAAAACTATATTACCTAAGGGAAAGACTTGGTAAGGCACAAAATGTAAAAGAAAAGGTTGAAAGCGCTGCAAAAGCACAAAGCGAAACTACCCAAGAGGAAAATATTGAGAACTAAATGAGTGATTTTCAAAAAGAACTGAAAAGTTGGATTATTTTAATAATAGTTGCGTTCTTAATATCTTTTGTGCTAAGGGCATACGTTATTCAACCATTTAGGGTGCAGATGACCTCAATGGTTGCAACCCTTGAACCTAACGACCTTGTACTTGTCGAAAAAATAACATATAGGTTTTCTAAGCCCCACAGGGGGGATGTTGTTGTTTTTATCCCCCCAAATAATCCCAAAGATAAGTACATTAAAAGAGTTATAGGTCTTCCAGGCGAAACAATTTATATTAAAAACGATACTGTATACATTGACGGGAAGCCTTTAAAAGAACCTTATCTCAATTCGCCAATGGCAGACATGGAGCCTGTAAAAGTTCCCGATGGTTCTGTATTCGTTATGGGTGATAATAGGTCTGTCAGTCTTGATTCAAGGGTATTTGGTCCCATAAAAATTTCGAGTATTATAGGCCGAGCAATTCTTATATACTGGCCTATAAATCATTTCCAATTTCTCCTTGCGTACAGTGGGGAAAATCCTTAGAATAGGAATTGACGAAGTAGGGCGTGGACCACTGGCAGGTCCTGTTGTATCTGCTGCTATCATAATCTATCGCAAAATAGATGGTGTGAAGGATAGTAAGAAACTTACTCCAAAAAGAAGGGAAAATCTCTTTACTCAAATTATTGAATCTGCAGTTGCATTTGGGATTGGCGTTGCATCCAGTGAAGAAATTGATACTCTAAATATCCTTAATGCAACTTTTCTTTCAATGAAAAGAGCATTGGAGAATTTGTTTTTAACCTATGAGAAAAAAGTCGGTTCTTTTGATTCCAAAGGCATTTTATTATTAGTTGATGGAAATAAAAAAATCCCAGAATTACCTTACAAGCAGACGAGCATTATCTCTGGGGATAATCTTGTCTATGAGATAAGTTGTGCTTCAATTATTGCAAAGACTTATCGAGACAATATAATGGTTGCCTTTTCAAAAGAGTTTCCTCAATATGGTTTTGAAAGAAACAAAGGTTATGGGACAAGAGAGCATATTGAGGCAATTTTAAAATTTGGACTTAGTCCAATACATAGAAAAAAATTCGTAAGAGGAATTAACGGTGTTTCGCTCTTTGGGTAAGGAAGGCGAAGATCTTGCAACAAAATACCTTATTTCAAGAGGTTTCAAAATTCTTGAGCGAAATTTCAGGACGCCTTTTGGAGAGATAGACATTATTGCAGTAAAGGATGGGAAATTGCACTTTATTGAAGTGAAAACAAGGAGCAGTGAAAATTTTGGCAGAGGTGCTGAAGCCGTAGATAAGCGAAAATTGAGCCACATTGTTAGTTCGATTAATTTTTATCTAAAAGGTAGAAACTTTGATTACGAAATTGGAATTTTAGATATACTTAAAGTAGGAAATGATTTTGAAATTAATTATATTAGAGATATTTTTTAATGGCTGGGGCGGAAGGATTCGAACCTTCGGATGACGGATCCAAAGTCCGTTGCCTTACCGCTTGGCTACGCCCCAACGCCTTTATATTTTATTGATTTTTAAGGAGAAGTCAAGAGATGAAAAACGAATTTAAAATTATTCCGTTAGGCGGAATTGGTGAAATTGGCAAGAATTCAACACTGCTTGAATATAAGGGAGATATTGCCCTTATAGATTTCGGTTTTAAATTTCCACCACCAGATTTATTTGGAGTGGACTTTATAATTCCCGATTACAACTATATTTTGAAAAATAAAAATAAGTTAAAGGCAGTTGTGTTAACTCATGGGCATCTTGACCATATAGGTGGCTTGAGATTCCTTCTTGAGGAGGTTAAACCATCTGTTATTTTAGGCTCCGATTTGACGCTTGGACTTGTAAAAGAAAATATCCCGCCGAAATTAAAAAGCACTTTAAATTTTGAGGTTGTAAAACCGAGACAAACTGTGAAGGTGGGAAATTTTGAATTCACATTCTTAACTGTAACCCATAGCATTCCGGGGAGTTTTGGTATTATTGTTAAAACTGATGAGGGAAGGATATTTTTTACAGGAGACTATAAGTTTGATGCAACTCCAATAGATGGAAGACAAATGGATATTGAAAAACTTGAGGAATTATCAAAATCTGGCATTGATGTGCTATTCTCAGATTCAACCAACGCTGATGAAAGTGGCCTTACAGGTTCCGAATCAATTGTTGGACAAAGCCTATATAAGATAATGGAGGCTGCACCTGGAAGAGTAATTGTTGCAACATTCTCGACAAATATCCATAGAATCCAACAGGTCATTGATATTTCTGAAAGACTCGGGCGAAAAGTTGCTTTTGATGGAAGAAGTATTATTGAGTCAGTTAAGATCGCTTCGAAACTCGGCTATCTTAAAATAAAGGATAATGTTGAGATTGAATTATCCGATATTAATGCAATACCAAAAAAGATGGTAACAATAATAACAACCGGAACTCAGGGAGAACCAATGTCGGGGCTTGTGAGAATTTCAAATGGCGAGCACAATGGGATTAAAATAACAAAAGGGGACATTGTTATCATTTCTGCAGACCCGATCCCAGGAAACGAAAGACTGATTTCAGAAGTTGTGAATAAACTATTTAAGTTAGGTGCTTTTGTTTACTACAGAAAGGAAGATGGAATACATGTTTCTGGACATTGCTCACAGGAAGATATTCGCTTTATGATAGATCTTGTAAAACCGAAATATTTTGTGCCTGTTCACGGTGAATATAAACACCTTGTATATGCAAAGAAAATTGGAGAGGAGGAAGGCATTTCCTCTCAAAATATATTCCTTGTTGAAAATGGATTAGGCGTTGCTCTTTCTGATCATAAATTAAGAAAACTTCCTCGAATATCAACCGGAGAAATTCTCGTTGAAGGCAAC contains the following coding sequences:
- a CDS encoding sensor histidine kinase, giving the protein MKESVEIKNLEDLLKNVIDKNEVKKTNENLYIFDQITSYTIKLGEDYLNKLKELNDLKTICNGISSKIDEAILIIDNKGEIVFKNEGSQSFIKLKDKKLYYEAIRNSELITLISDALKNGEENVAQIYINETPYEVDIFPIVLKEKKHFLAIFKKLSDLKSETLLKTQFLEAVSHEMKTPLSSILGTVEILESESFIKKKGQKFLEILKENSERLKKLTERILKLSEIESGRNTLNEVVDFSKLSSEVVEKFANLFKEKGIELSYTIQQNSIIRGNYFLLEDVLINLLENALKYTEQGKVSLNVLNDEKFVYITVEDTGKGIKEENVEKIFEPFYREDSSRNEIVKGTGLGLTITKRIVDMHSGEIKVESKLGIGTKFTLKFPKAS
- a CDS encoding RNA methyltransferase, encoding MIKLYMALLHYPAYNKNREIVATSIVIHDLHDMSRAARTYGVKTFYIVQPMEEQKKVVSRIVHFWQTVGYEYNPNRLEAISVIDVKDSLFDVIKEIEEKEGVRPFIIGTSAKERNNIVTYEFVAKELKNNRPILICFGTGWGIPEEFEKNFDGFLPPIIGITDFNHLSVRSATSIILDRIITSFKSISFPSSTD
- a CDS encoding response regulator transcription factor codes for the protein MKRIAIIDDEKDIVDLASFYVEREGFKVDKYYTGDSFLNAIGSKKYDCIVLDLMLPNVDGLTILKTLKSREDTKDIPVIILTAKNSEGDMVLGLEMGANDYIPKPFSPRVLAAKVKAFVREGKKASLQAGDLTLDFANYLVYCKDKPVKLTPTEFRILKVLVEGKGKVFTREELLNEAFLHTVSPTERAVDVHIKSIRDKLHDCGKYIATIRGVGYKFQLEE
- a CDS encoding IMPACT family protein translates to MKYKTVDGVVVKNVIKRSTFIATVKRVSSMSEVESLLRGIKAQYKDANHNPYAYRLVSGESHYSDDGEPSGSAGLPIFNAIRHFDVYNVCVVVTRYFGGIKLGIPGLIEAYGKTAEFAISSAKIVEEKTMKTFEITFPYKSFNYVNYVLNKVQAEIIKREFNEIGLVIAKVDEDMFDDFTNLLKKEGSISFKILSF
- a CDS encoding DMT family transporter, which codes for MEKKTGLWVNVSLFLLFLVWANSYTFIKIAERQLEPVSLVLARFFIIFPFLFLFKDFYTGLKKIQSIADFLKILFVGLLIVPSYHIFLNTAETMINASVAALVAGFSPVITGILSSIILKEKLEKKRIVGLIISLVGVITLTYGISHKFEVKNSLGVLLSLSSVTSWALATVTSKSLYKKFKPIEVNTLGLFFGTLALIPFAKAMFVQQIFTMNTQTLIAVLYLGVLCILIGYAVWFKALEYKEASTTATFIYLNPIIGSLSGVIFLKEPMNFVMILGGVTIILGLFFVNPLKMEKK
- the rplS gene encoding 50S ribosomal protein L19, producing the protein MKDILKEVEKEYLKERPNFNVGDTIRVHAIVKEGGKERVQVFEGVVIAKKGGGINETFTVRKVSYGVGVERVFPLHSPLIKKIEIKRKGDVRRAKLYYLRERLGKAQNVKEKVESAAKAQSETTQEENIEN
- a CDS encoding YlqD family protein, with the protein product MSVLHLKQNVIVKVIVTEKFKEDFKRELSRQLEAAEGKARELKSSLARLVIESAGIQNPTYVESLKARIEEERMLQEAIASDLREKIKEVESLTPDSIYPYTVIEGLVDVDVGDNLFKKIAGVEVLIKDGVVIEIKEGT
- a CDS encoding YraN family protein, which translates into the protein MGKEGEDLATKYLISRGFKILERNFRTPFGEIDIIAVKDGKLHFIEVKTRSSENFGRGAEAVDKRKLSHIVSSINFYLKGRNFDYEIGILDILKVGNDFEINYIRDIF
- a CDS encoding DUF763 domain-containing protein; this translates as MRQGYVELPLHGGNAPPWLFKRMEKLAKYLSIAIVDFFGIEEYLKRLSDPIWFQSFGCLLGFDWHSSGLTTTTTGAIISGLSDESKNLGLFFAGGKGARAIDTPNHINRILEQGLIDLELANSLKRTSRLVAKVDSSCIQDGYKLYHHFLVFDKFGNWTIIQQGMKESKHYARRYHWNSFGLKSLVNDPHKGIITAKFETPLNLVDSSIVETQKRMVQLASDKNFSKEIRNIKFPSHHPIYESDFDKERLSKIFSAVSELNPKDFEELLLVKGVGEKSLRALALSSHLIFGSSLSFKDPATFSFAHGGKDGYPYPVMRDIYDKTIEVFETAIKKAKLSELEKEKLLSKLKSLVV
- the trmD gene encoding tRNA (guanosine(37)-N1)-methyltransferase TrmD; translation: MEVHFLTIFPDFFECAKAFGLFKVAIDRSILSYYVHNLRDFTKDKHKTTDDTPYGGGAGMVMLVEPIVKGIESIEGTYGKQFKILTSPQGIKLDENLAKEISQKEKLLFIPTHYEGVDERVMDYIDIEISIGDYVLSGGEIASLVILDAALRLVEGLLHNKESLSEETFENNLLEYPQYTRPYDFRGETVPDVLRSGNHREIEKFRKKESLRRTLLKRPDLLLKHNFTDEEIKLLKEIQKEIEEIIRRLT
- the lepB gene encoding signal peptidase I translates to MSDFQKELKSWIILIIVAFLISFVLRAYVIQPFRVQMTSMVATLEPNDLVLVEKITYRFSKPHRGDVVVFIPPNNPKDKYIKRVIGLPGETIYIKNDTVYIDGKPLKEPYLNSPMADMEPVKVPDGSVFVMGDNRSVSLDSRVFGPIKISSIIGRAILIYWPINHFQFLLAYSGENP
- a CDS encoding ribonuclease J; the protein is MKNEFKIIPLGGIGEIGKNSTLLEYKGDIALIDFGFKFPPPDLFGVDFIIPDYNYILKNKNKLKAVVLTHGHLDHIGGLRFLLEEVKPSVILGSDLTLGLVKENIPPKLKSTLNFEVVKPRQTVKVGNFEFTFLTVTHSIPGSFGIIVKTDEGRIFFTGDYKFDATPIDGRQMDIEKLEELSKSGIDVLFSDSTNADESGLTGSESIVGQSLYKIMEAAPGRVIVATFSTNIHRIQQVIDISERLGRKVAFDGRSIIESVKIASKLGYLKIKDNVEIELSDINAIPKKMVTIITTGTQGEPMSGLVRISNGEHNGIKITKGDIVIISADPIPGNERLISEVVNKLFKLGAFVYYRKEDGIHVSGHCSQEDIRFMIDLVKPKYFVPVHGEYKHLVYAKKIGEEEGISSQNIFLVENGLGVALSDHKLRKLPRISTGEILVEGNMKFPVKSEEDLTHIGERKELATKGVLLIIVFLKKNREFARPIHIETRGFVLPRGEEGAIIREIKTEVEKIVKTVAKKGDFGNISKEIERSVKGILKKSVKPPMVISSVLTEK
- a CDS encoding KH domain-containing protein, with protein sequence MKELIETIVKALVDKPEEVKVTEVAGETAVIYEIKVADSDIGKVIGKQGKTANALRTIVKAASSKIGKAASIQINSKPRGA
- a CDS encoding ribonuclease HII produces the protein MGKILRIGIDEVGRGPLAGPVVSAAIIIYRKIDGVKDSKKLTPKRRENLFTQIIESAVAFGIGVASSEEIDTLNILNATFLSMKRALENLFLTYEKKVGSFDSKGILLLVDGNKKIPELPYKQTSIISGDNLVYEISCASIIAKTYRDNIMVAFSKEFPQYGFERNKGYGTREHIEAILKFGLSPIHRKKFVRGINGVSLFG
- the rpsP gene encoding 30S ribosomal protein S16; amino-acid sequence: MATKIKLARVGAPHRAFYRVIVSDSRFATDSKVIEIVGHWNPVVEPEELVFNKEKVLDWLKKGAQPTESVVNLLKRAKIWDEYLKLKGGK